One window of Gemmatimonadaceae bacterium genomic DNA carries:
- a CDS encoding thioredoxin domain-containing protein, giving the protein MANRLAEETSPYLLQHADNPVDWYPWGKDALERARIEDKPILLSIGYAACHWCHVMAHESFENEATAQLMNEKFINIKVDREERPDLDGIYMQAVQALTGHGGWPMTVFLTPVGEPFYGGTYYPPEERHGMPSFARVLNAVSDTWKNRPDTVAQTTRQVKNIYDSAKMQARSEGALTSHALDLAYRGIAQKYDVRHGGFEGAPKFPPTMSLDFLLRYWRRTGTGYALEMVTDSFRKMARGGIYDQVGGGFHRYTVDAIWLVPHFEKMLYDNALLVRFGAHLWQATHDDEFRRVTEETIRWVEREMTSPDGGFYSSLDADSEGEEGRFYVWSQAELDALLGSDAQLVRTYYGVSAVGNFEGENILHVRSDFSLAAARAGISPKLAEQIIADAKTTLYEARTKRVWPGRDEKILAAWNGLMLRGLATAARAFESDDLRRLAVRNGEFLSREMIRDGRIMRSHTRGTSRINGFLEDYAAVGLGFLALYELTFDVSWVIRATELANSMVTWFWDEQLGSFFDAPSDGEELIARPRDAGDNAMPSGTSLAVDLLLGLSELTHDADMRRQATFVLETLATPLIRYPGSFGHLLTAADMAVNGAVEVAISGKPGDTGFRALQHEVAIHYVPSLALAGGSDDSNGSIALMDGRLAQDGKATAYVCRSYACEEPAMTPAVLATQLETAGRLSQS; this is encoded by the coding sequence ATGGCCAATCGACTGGCGGAGGAGACGAGCCCCTACCTGCTCCAGCACGCGGACAATCCCGTGGACTGGTATCCGTGGGGCAAGGACGCGCTGGAGCGCGCGCGCATCGAGGACAAGCCCATCCTCCTCAGCATCGGATACGCAGCATGCCACTGGTGCCACGTGATGGCCCACGAATCGTTCGAGAACGAAGCCACGGCGCAACTGATGAACGAAAAGTTCATCAACATCAAGGTGGACCGCGAAGAGCGTCCTGACCTCGATGGGATCTACATGCAGGCCGTGCAGGCGCTCACCGGTCACGGCGGCTGGCCGATGACGGTATTCCTCACGCCAGTTGGTGAGCCGTTCTACGGCGGTACTTACTATCCGCCCGAAGAGCGCCACGGAATGCCGTCGTTCGCCCGGGTGCTCAACGCAGTCTCGGATACGTGGAAGAATCGCCCGGACACCGTCGCCCAGACGACGCGCCAGGTAAAGAACATCTACGATTCCGCGAAGATGCAGGCGCGGAGTGAGGGGGCGCTCACTTCGCACGCTCTCGATCTGGCATATCGTGGCATCGCCCAGAAGTACGACGTGCGACATGGAGGTTTCGAGGGCGCGCCCAAGTTCCCTCCGACGATGTCGCTCGACTTCCTGCTTCGATACTGGCGGCGGACCGGAACCGGCTACGCCCTCGAGATGGTGACGGACTCGTTCCGGAAGATGGCCCGCGGCGGGATCTACGATCAGGTCGGAGGTGGATTCCACCGCTATACGGTGGACGCGATCTGGCTGGTACCCCACTTCGAGAAGATGCTGTACGACAATGCGCTGCTGGTGCGGTTTGGCGCGCATCTCTGGCAGGCGACGCACGATGATGAATTCAGGCGCGTGACGGAGGAGACGATTCGGTGGGTGGAACGCGAGATGACGTCGCCCGATGGAGGATTCTACTCGTCGCTCGACGCCGACAGCGAGGGCGAAGAAGGGCGGTTCTACGTCTGGTCGCAGGCCGAGCTCGATGCGCTGCTTGGCTCGGATGCCCAGCTCGTGAGGACCTATTACGGTGTCAGCGCAGTGGGGAACTTCGAAGGCGAGAACATTCTGCACGTTCGTTCCGATTTTTCTCTCGCCGCGGCAAGAGCGGGCATCTCACCGAAGCTCGCTGAGCAGATAATCGCCGATGCCAAAACGACGTTATACGAGGCACGGACAAAGCGGGTGTGGCCCGGCCGGGACGAGAAGATTCTCGCGGCATGGAACGGACTCATGCTGCGCGGTCTCGCTACCGCCGCGCGCGCGTTCGAGAGCGACGACCTCCGGCGGCTTGCCGTCCGAAACGGCGAGTTCCTGAGCCGGGAGATGATCCGCGACGGGCGCATCATGCGATCGCACACCCGAGGCACGAGCCGCATCAACGGTTTTCTCGAGGACTACGCCGCGGTCGGGCTGGGATTCCTCGCGCTGTACGAGCTCACGTTCGACGTCTCGTGGGTGATACGCGCCACCGAGCTCGCGAACTCGATGGTCACCTGGTTCTGGGACGAGCAGCTCGGCTCGTTCTTCGACGCGCCGAGCGACGGCGAAGAGCTGATCGCGCGACCTCGCGACGCCGGCGACAACGCGATGCCGTCGGGCACGTCGCTCGCCGTGGATCTCCTTCTTGGTCTCTCCGAGCTCACACACGACGCGGACATGCGGCGCCAAGCGACGTTCGTACTCGAGACGCTGGCGACGCCGCTGATCCGCTACCCCGGCTCGTTCGGACACCTGCTCACCGCGGCGGACATGGCGGTCAATGGTGCGGTCGAGGTCGCGATATCCGGAAAGCCCGGTGACACCGGGTTCCGCGCGCTGCAGCATGAAGTTGCCATTCACTACGTCCCGTCGCTGGCGCTTGCCGGCGGCAGCGACGATTCAAACGGGAGTATTGCGCTGATGGACGGACGTCTAGCCCAGGACGGCAAAGCGACCGCCTATGTGTGCAGATCCTACGCGTGCGAGGAGCCGGCGATGACGCCCGCAGTGCTCGCAACGCAGCTCGAGACAGCCGGCCGTCTGTCCCAGTCGTGA
- the nadC gene encoding carboxylating nicotinate-nucleotide diphosphorylase encodes MTRRPRRITVLAERGFAPAGPLRFPYARLMTTSLVREALAEDTADNDITSIATILSDRRERCTLVARQAGVIAGIPLAREAFRQRDPNAAVRNVVKDGQKVAAGTPVMFITGHGRGLLSAERVALNYMQRLSGVATLTRQFVDAIEGTKAKILDTRKTTPGWRRLEKYAVRAGGGMNHRMDLGAAVLIKDNHIAAIGGDVVMAVNRAREVAPAGTPIEIECDNVRQVEAAVAAGADIIMLDNMTLPQLRESVELIDGRAVSEASGGVSLDSVRAIAETGVDWISVGAVTHSAKALDLALDFHRG; translated from the coding sequence ATGACACGCCGGCCGCGGCGGATCACCGTTCTTGCGGAGCGAGGCTTCGCGCCGGCGGGCCCGCTGCGCTTTCCTTACGCCCGACTGATGACGACCTCACTCGTACGTGAGGCGCTCGCCGAAGACACGGCGGACAACGACATCACCAGCATTGCGACGATTCTGTCGGACCGGCGCGAGCGGTGCACGCTCGTGGCGCGCCAGGCCGGGGTGATCGCAGGGATTCCGCTCGCGCGCGAAGCGTTCAGGCAGAGGGATCCGAATGCCGCGGTGAGAAATGTGGTGAAGGACGGGCAGAAGGTAGCGGCGGGGACACCGGTGATGTTCATCACGGGGCATGGGCGCGGACTGCTGTCGGCGGAGCGTGTGGCGCTCAACTACATGCAGCGATTGTCGGGAGTGGCGACGCTGACGCGGCAGTTCGTGGACGCGATCGAGGGCACGAAGGCGAAGATTCTCGACACGCGAAAGACGACGCCCGGCTGGCGCCGGCTGGAGAAGTATGCCGTCCGTGCGGGTGGAGGAATGAACCACCGCATGGACCTCGGTGCGGCGGTGCTGATCAAGGACAATCACATCGCGGCCATCGGCGGCGACGTGGTGATGGCGGTGAACCGCGCGCGCGAGGTGGCACCGGCCGGCACTCCGATCGAGATCGAGTGTGACAATGTCAGGCAGGTCGAAGCGGCGGTGGCTGCGGGTGCTGACATAATCATGCTGGACAACATGACGCTGCCGCAGCTCCGCGAGTCGGTGGAGCTGATAGACGGCCGCGCCGTGAGCGAAGCATCCGGCGGCGTCAGCCTCGACTCGGTTCGTGCGATCGCCGAGACCGGAGTGGACTGGATCTCCGTCGGAGCAGTGACCCATTCCGCGAAGGCCCTGGACCTGGCGCTGGATTTCCACCGCGGGTGA
- the nadA gene encoding quinolinate synthase NadA: MTAQAIGRDLSALQLEIKRLAKHRNVVILAHNYERPEVQDVADFVGDSLGLSREAAHTDADIIVFCGVHFMAETAAVLSPKKKVLLPDLAAGCSLAATIDGDQLRDWKAEHPGAVVISYVNTTADVKAESDYCCTSGNAVEIVNSIPLDKEILFLPDMFLGAHVRRVTGRENMHVWMGECHVHAGIDPEHIKRKRAEHPGAEFLIHPECGCATSVVEAVSAGDVDPEDVQILSTEGMINRPRISDAEEYIVATEVGILHRLRRENPTRKFYPASELAVCAFMKVTTLPKVLRSLERLEHHITVDPAIADRARTAIERMIAIGGQRPLSLKPETTEDPGE; encoded by the coding sequence ATGACGGCACAGGCAATCGGAAGAGACCTCAGCGCGTTGCAGCTGGAGATAAAGCGGCTGGCGAAGCACAGAAACGTGGTGATCCTGGCGCATAACTATGAGCGGCCGGAAGTGCAGGACGTGGCCGATTTCGTCGGCGACTCACTGGGTCTGAGCCGTGAAGCAGCGCACACCGACGCGGACATCATCGTGTTCTGCGGCGTGCATTTCATGGCGGAGACGGCTGCCGTGCTGTCGCCGAAAAAAAAAGTACTGCTGCCCGATCTTGCGGCAGGATGCTCGCTTGCCGCGACGATTGACGGGGATCAGCTCCGCGACTGGAAGGCGGAGCATCCAGGCGCAGTGGTCATTTCGTACGTGAACACGACGGCCGACGTGAAGGCGGAGAGCGACTATTGCTGCACGTCGGGAAACGCCGTCGAGATCGTGAACTCGATTCCCCTCGACAAGGAGATACTCTTTCTCCCCGACATGTTCCTCGGGGCGCACGTACGCCGCGTCACGGGGCGTGAGAACATGCATGTGTGGATGGGTGAGTGTCACGTGCATGCTGGGATCGATCCCGAGCACATCAAACGCAAGCGCGCGGAGCACCCCGGGGCCGAGTTCCTGATCCATCCGGAGTGTGGATGCGCGACGAGCGTAGTGGAGGCGGTGTCAGCAGGTGACGTGGATCCGGAGGACGTGCAGATCCTCTCGACCGAGGGGATGATCAATCGTCCGCGCATCTCGGATGCGGAGGAATACATCGTCGCCACCGAGGTAGGCATCCTGCATCGCCTGCGGCGCGAGAACCCCACGAGGAAATTCTATCCGGCGAGCGAGCTGGCGGTGTGCGCGTTCATGAAGGTGACGACTCTGCCGAAGGTGCTGCGATCGCTGGAGCGGCTGGAGCATCACATCACTGTTGATCCGGCAATCGCCGACCGTGCGCGCACGGCGATCGAGCGGATGATTGCGATTGGCGGGCAGCGCCCGCTATCGCTGAAGCCCGAGACGACCGAGGATCCCGGGGAATGA
- a CDS encoding L-aspartate oxidase → MAERIRTRFLVVGSGIAGLHTAWRASTEGDVMVLTKRSLFDSATAYAQGGIAAALGAGDSPELHRKDTLAAGAALCDARAVEILVEEGPARVRELHTAGADFDLEPGGGFKLGKEAAHSRRRIVHAHGDQTGAEVARTLIERVRESRNIQVLEKTRVLDLIVSEGVCHGIRATMAGKPVEIVADSTVLATGGCGQVYRYTTNPQVATGDGYAIAHRAGVKLADMEFVQFHPTALETPENPLALISEAVRGEGAILVNDAGVRFMTKKHRLAELAPRDVVAREIFRERARGSRVYLDARKLGKSFRNRFPGIFALCKARGIDPSKDLIPVIPAAHYMMGGIVTDLVGRSSLARLYACGEVSRTGVHGANRLASNSLLEGLVFAERVARDMIALPGMTGTPRKKAWDVPPLEDRGAAQVAADDVRSVMWDHAGIHRTAKGLRKGLEMLGDIETRLPVGATEEANMVETARLIAEAALLRKESRGGHFRSDFPHAVRKWRGRHIEW, encoded by the coding sequence ATGGCAGAGCGGATCAGAACACGCTTTCTGGTTGTGGGAAGCGGTATCGCCGGCCTTCACACGGCTTGGCGGGCGTCCACGGAAGGGGACGTGATGGTGCTCACGAAGCGCTCGCTTTTCGACAGCGCCACGGCGTACGCGCAGGGTGGAATCGCGGCAGCTCTCGGGGCAGGGGATTCGCCTGAGCTGCACCGAAAGGACACGCTTGCCGCGGGTGCGGCGCTTTGCGATGCCAGGGCGGTCGAGATTCTCGTGGAGGAGGGGCCGGCGCGCGTTCGCGAGCTTCACACGGCGGGGGCCGATTTCGATCTAGAGCCGGGAGGGGGGTTTAAGCTCGGCAAGGAGGCCGCGCACTCGCGACGGCGCATCGTCCATGCGCACGGAGATCAGACGGGGGCAGAGGTCGCCCGCACGCTGATCGAGCGAGTGCGCGAGAGCCGGAATATCCAGGTGCTGGAGAAGACGCGCGTTCTCGATCTGATCGTGAGCGAAGGCGTCTGTCATGGGATCCGGGCAACGATGGCGGGCAAGCCGGTCGAGATCGTAGCCGACTCGACCGTTCTCGCGACGGGCGGGTGCGGGCAGGTATATCGCTACACGACGAATCCCCAGGTTGCCACTGGCGATGGATATGCGATCGCCCACCGCGCCGGTGTGAAGCTGGCCGACATGGAGTTCGTGCAGTTCCATCCTACCGCGCTGGAGACGCCGGAGAATCCTCTGGCGCTCATCTCCGAAGCGGTGCGAGGTGAAGGCGCCATCCTGGTGAACGACGCCGGTGTCCGCTTCATGACGAAGAAGCACAGGTTGGCGGAGCTCGCGCCGCGCGATGTCGTGGCGCGCGAGATATTCCGGGAGCGGGCTCGTGGCAGCCGTGTCTATCTCGACGCGCGGAAGCTCGGCAAATCGTTCCGGAACCGCTTCCCGGGAATCTTCGCGTTGTGCAAGGCGCGCGGAATCGATCCGTCAAAGGACCTCATCCCGGTGATTCCCGCGGCTCACTACATGATGGGCGGGATCGTGACCGACCTCGTGGGACGCTCGAGCCTCGCCCGCCTGTACGCGTGCGGCGAGGTCTCGCGAACCGGCGTGCACGGAGCCAACCGGCTGGCGTCGAATTCGCTGTTGGAAGGACTGGTGTTCGCCGAGCGCGTGGCGCGGGACATGATCGCTCTGCCGGGAATGACCGGCACTCCGCGAAAGAAGGCGTGGGACGTGCCGCCGCTCGAGGATCGGGGCGCCGCTCAGGTCGCGGCCGACGATGTGCGCAGCGTGATGTGGGATCACGCCGGAATCCATCGTACCGCAAAGGGCCTGAGAAAAGGGCTCGAGATGTTGGGCGACATAGAGACGCGTCTTCCCGTCGGGGCGACCGAGGAAGCGAACATGGTGGAGACGGCGCGGCTCATCGCGGAGGCCGCATTGTTGCGCAAGGAATCGAGAGGCGGGCACTTCAGAAGCGACTTTCCTCATGCCGTGCGGAAGTGGCGCGGCAGGCACATCGAATGGTAA
- a CDS encoding BMP family ABC transporter substrate-binding protein, which produces MRKLLLVAAGLLVVHAALLFAGGRGVTDSSRPGATDVGIVLDVGGRGDKSFNDGAFAGADSAEKILHPNVRFIEPGEGSDREAGLRLLAAENMDLVIGVGFIFSDDITKLAREYPGVSFACVDYALAVDDKGNVIPPPPNVAALKFREEEGSFLVGALAALVGNSRKIGFIGGMDIPLIHKFEAGYRAGVKHVCPDCTVIAQYAGVTPDAFKNPGKGKELALSQYQSGVNVIFHASGSTGQGVFEAARVMDKLAIGVDADQYDEAPGHVLTSMVKGVNAAVFDAIQRVQNKTFKGGIYSFGLAEGGVGYVYDDRNKPLIPDSVHTRIEQLKQEIITGRIKVPSTR; this is translated from the coding sequence ATGCGGAAACTCCTCCTCGTAGCCGCCGGCCTCCTCGTCGTGCATGCCGCGCTTCTCTTTGCCGGCGGCCGTGGAGTGACGGATTCCAGCAGACCGGGCGCGACTGATGTCGGCATTGTCCTCGATGTCGGCGGTCGTGGCGACAAGTCGTTCAACGACGGCGCTTTTGCGGGCGCGGACAGCGCTGAGAAAATCCTCCACCCAAACGTTCGCTTCATCGAGCCGGGCGAGGGGTCGGACCGGGAAGCAGGTCTCCGCCTGCTGGCCGCCGAGAACATGGATCTCGTCATTGGAGTCGGTTTCATTTTCTCCGACGACATCACCAAGCTTGCCAGGGAATATCCCGGCGTCTCGTTCGCCTGCGTTGACTACGCGCTCGCAGTGGACGACAAGGGAAACGTCATCCCGCCGCCGCCGAATGTCGCGGCCCTCAAGTTCCGTGAAGAGGAAGGCTCATTCCTCGTCGGCGCTCTCGCCGCCCTCGTCGGCAACTCCAGAAAAATCGGATTCATCGGCGGAATGGACATTCCTCTCATTCACAAGTTCGAGGCGGGCTATCGCGCCGGGGTGAAGCACGTCTGCCCGGATTGCACGGTGATCGCGCAATACGCTGGCGTCACTCCCGATGCGTTCAAGAATCCGGGCAAGGGCAAGGAGCTCGCGCTCAGCCAGTACCAATCAGGGGTCAACGTGATCTTCCACGCGTCCGGCTCCACCGGGCAGGGTGTCTTCGAGGCGGCCCGCGTGATGGACAAGCTCGCCATCGGCGTAGACGCCGATCAGTACGACGAAGCACCGGGCCACGTTCTCACATCCATGGTGAAAGGCGTCAACGCCGCTGTGTTCGACGCCATCCAGCGTGTGCAGAACAAGACGTTCAAGGGCGGCATCTATTCGTTCGGCCTCGCCGAGGGCGGGGTTGGATACGTGTACGACGACCGGAACAAGCCCCTTATACCAGATAGCGTGCACACCCGTATCGAACAGCTGAAGCAGGAGATCATCACCGGCAGGATCAAGGTACCCAGCACGCGATGA
- a CDS encoding ABC transporter ATP-binding protein — protein sequence MTGSGTAMGSRADHAIRMQGIDKAFGVVRANRGASIDVLQGEIHALVGENGAGKSTLMKILGGLLRPDAGRMEVNGRDVTGWSTSDAIAAGIGVVHQHFMLVPTLTVAENIVLGSEPVKGIRFDYAKAVADVEKLSRETGLEVSADRKVSDLSVGEAQRVEILKTLFRGARILVLDEPTAVLSPPEVRELWTVLRKLRDGGGTIVLITHRLDEVIEISDVITVMRAGQTVDRLTTEGTTPAQIARAMVGREVALTSRDEASALGTRTESDEHPAFNPSNDMTSAIRVTDLVVLGSRKTRAVDSVTFSIRPGEILGIAGVEGNGQTELIEALAGLRPIESGLIRINGHDVTRENVAERRDAGVSHIPEDRNRRGLILDYSISDNLVLGLQGEFANRGVLDGERIAKNAQQQIEAFDIRPPDASLPARALSGGNQQKVVIAREMGRRFGVLLASQPTRGVDVGAIEFIHAQLREARAAGKAILLVSAELKEVLALSDRVAVMYRGKFSKVMPAAEASEQSLGEYMIGTRKESAA from the coding sequence ATGACAGGATCTGGCACCGCGATGGGCAGTCGCGCCGATCACGCGATTCGCATGCAGGGGATAGACAAAGCGTTCGGCGTTGTCCGCGCCAACCGTGGCGCTTCTATCGACGTGCTGCAGGGCGAGATCCACGCACTCGTCGGCGAGAATGGAGCCGGCAAATCCACCCTCATGAAGATCCTCGGCGGGCTTCTCAGGCCCGACGCGGGCAGGATGGAAGTGAACGGCCGCGACGTCACGGGCTGGTCCACCAGCGACGCCATCGCCGCCGGGATCGGTGTCGTCCACCAGCACTTCATGCTCGTGCCGACGCTCACCGTGGCCGAAAATATCGTGCTCGGCAGCGAGCCGGTGAAAGGAATACGGTTCGATTATGCGAAGGCCGTTGCCGATGTCGAGAAGCTGAGCAGGGAGACCGGCCTCGAGGTCTCGGCGGACCGGAAGGTGTCGGACCTGTCGGTGGGCGAGGCGCAGCGCGTGGAGATTCTCAAGACGCTCTTTCGCGGAGCGCGTATCCTCGTTCTGGACGAGCCGACGGCCGTGCTTTCACCACCCGAAGTACGCGAGCTCTGGACCGTGCTTCGCAAGCTCCGCGACGGTGGCGGGACGATCGTCCTGATCACGCATCGCCTCGACGAAGTGATCGAAATTTCCGATGTGATCACCGTGATGCGGGCCGGCCAGACCGTGGATCGCCTCACGACCGAGGGAACCACACCAGCCCAGATTGCGCGGGCGATGGTTGGCCGCGAAGTAGCTCTGACGTCACGCGACGAAGCCAGCGCGCTCGGCACGCGCACCGAGAGTGACGAACATCCGGCTTTCAATCCATCGAACGACATGACGTCCGCGATCCGGGTCACCGACCTGGTCGTGCTCGGCTCACGAAAGACCCGTGCAGTTGACAGCGTCACTTTCTCGATCAGGCCCGGCGAGATTCTCGGAATCGCTGGGGTCGAGGGAAACGGCCAGACCGAGCTCATCGAAGCACTGGCAGGTCTCCGGCCGATCGAATCAGGCCTGATTCGGATCAATGGCCACGACGTCACCAGGGAGAATGTGGCCGAGCGGCGCGATGCGGGAGTGTCACACATTCCGGAGGACCGCAATCGCCGCGGGCTGATTCTCGACTATTCTATCTCCGACAATCTGGTGCTCGGGCTGCAGGGCGAATTCGCCAACCGTGGCGTTCTCGACGGCGAGCGCATTGCGAAGAACGCGCAGCAGCAGATCGAGGCCTTCGATATCCGGCCTCCCGATGCCAGCCTGCCTGCACGGGCTCTGTCCGGAGGCAATCAGCAGAAGGTCGTCATTGCCCGCGAGATGGGCCGTCGTTTCGGCGTATTGCTCGCGTCGCAGCCGACGCGCGGCGTGGATGTCGGCGCCATCGAGTTCATTCATGCGCAGCTCCGTGAGGCCCGCGCGGCCGGCAAAGCGATTCTTCTCGTGTCTGCAGAGCTCAAGGAAGTGCTGGCACTTTCCGACAGAGTCGCCGTGATGTATCGCGGCAAGTTCAGCAAGGTCATGCCCGCCGCGGAAGCGAGCGAGCAGTCGCTCGGCGAATACATGATCGGCACCAGGAAGGAGTCCGCGGCGTGA